From the genome of Tachysurus fulvidraco isolate hzauxx_2018 chromosome 14, HZAU_PFXX_2.0, whole genome shotgun sequence:
TCAATAGTAAGTAACACATATGTTTAGCTTCAGTTGATTATATAACATGCAAATATTAAGTACACCAAAACCAAAAATCCCACATTGTATGAACTGATGGTTACATATTAAGAATCAAGTCTCAGACTGCTTCAGACTGAAGAGAGGCCTATGGAGATAAAGCTGGGTTCCCTCGTGTTATTCTGCCAACAGCATTAAAGACGATGGGAATGAGAGAAGTTGTAGTTCTGAACATTAAATACGTTTCATATTACATGTGTTGTAGTCGTCATTAAATAATACTGattaaatctatatatatatatatatatatatatatatatatatatatatatatatatatatatatatatatatatatatatttcattggCCGTTAAATTAGTGATTGTGATTATTAGTGATTATtaccattttttaatttaaacaatgTATAAATCCTTTATGTATTTCATATGTAAGAAAGAGAAACTTACAGTTAGAAACAGGAGTACACAACTGTCAGGTACTTATAAGTGAGAAAACATGGGTCAAAGAAGACCTCATTTGTAGCAGGCACATTACAGCTGCTCTGTCCCTCACATCTGCAAAACAACAGATTTTGATTTAAATTGTACCCAGAAAATATTATCATATTTTAATGATAACAGTCATGTATAGTAATGATGAAAAATCACAGTTCAGGTACATCTTCCATTACCTAGCTGCAACTTTATTTAGTGCATCAGGTGTGTAGCAGTTTGTGACAGTGAGTTGACTGGCAGGTCGTCCCGAAGAACATGTGGTGGTATCGGTTCGGCCGTAGTTAGCGCTGATAACATTTATACGGCGAGCACCTACAGGTTGAACCATTTTACACAGGGGATAATAGGTTAGCAAAACAGTTGAAAAAATGGAGAGTAAATCAGTGGAAAAAGACCAATGTCTTGGGGTAACACTTATTATTACATAGCTTTTCTAGGAAATGTATTTATAGTTGGTGCTTATTGTCTTAAAATGTTTGTTCTATAATTGGTAGTGTATAATGTAATCTTTATTATGTAGCTAAATTAAAAGGTAgatcaatacaataaataaaaaaataaacacaaaccacATGTCAGTACAGCAGTATTGCCTTCACAGGTCACAAGTGTCCCTGCAAGATACAGATTCATTGATGAATTATTTGGTTTGCTCTGTCATTTTTGTACAGACTGTGTGACCAAAGATATAAAATTATTCTGAATGTCAAGATATTTTAATtccaatttaaaaataaatgtttactagCATAACAAGAAAAAACTATAGATCTATTAAATATCCttgaaataaaattgttattaattaaatgattaaaacacAATGCAGGCACATAAAGTCATACTGTGTTTTTTCATAGTAAACACCTGACTACACCAGAATCAGCATCCTGGTAGGAACCTAACCTTGGATCAATGTTTTCTATTTGTTGTAGCCAACTTTTAGTCATAGCTCAGATGTCAAATGTGCTTTAGATCATTCCTGTTTATCCAAGAtcgctgaaagaattcaacaagAAGCTCAGATTACTCACTATTGCACTTGTAGGACACAGTGAGGTATTTAGCAGTCCCAATGCAAGGATCGGTAAAGATGGTGTATGAAGATTGTACAGTGCATTTGTTCTTTCCATTAcacctttaaataaaagtaaatgttaatAAGTAGAAGTAAACATGCTTCTTACTCTACAAACATTTATAAGATCATATAAAGAAGGGTACATTGAGGTCACTTTGGAGAGTGTGTTTGGAGCGTAACAGTTGGTGTTCTGGAACAAACTGCTCAAAAGTCCATTTACGCAGGTTAGTGAATCAGCACGGCCATAGTTTGCATTTATGATCTGAATAGAACCATCTCCTGCACAGAGACATATGTAAAATTGCAGTAGACCAATGGCAACATCAAAAGTGTTAAAATGCTCAGCACCCCAACAATAAGGCTCTAGAGATCTTACCACAGTCCAGTGTGCTGTAGCCTTGCTCACAGATCACAATGTTCTCTAAAGAAAGGACACAATATGTACTCAATGTGTGGATAAACTAGTATAAACCATAGGAATTAGTTCTGAAATTATTATATTgactcaaaaacaaacaagaacttCTAGGTACAGTATTATAGAAGTGTTTGAAAGAAGGACATCTGagatttaaagaaacaaatagtATTAGAGTAATATGAAATGTATTCATAACTAGCTTCATAaactactatatatatatatatatatatatatatatatatatatatatatatatatatatatatatttatttatttatttatttatttaactcctTAACTCCTTTAATGTATCTGTTTATATAACTTGCTAGTTTCTAGTTGGGTATTTTAGTagattttagtattttagttactttctttctttctttctttcttttatttctttcagaaATTAAGAAAGACACCGAAAAATACATAACTggattttacagattttttttaagagagaTAGAAGTGGAATCTGTCAGTGGAACAATCTGGATTAGTTTATACATTCACTGAGTTGGTACTGGTGCAGTGATGAGGacagtattatatttatatatagatatatctatAGACAACTCTATATACAAGGTCAGTATTGTTGTCTACGCACTGAGCATTATCTTCAGTACGTATTATTCCCATAAGTGTCTGCTTACGGCCACTGATGCAGTCATAAGTGGTGTTGTAGTACTTGTAGGTTCCAAAACATGGGTCAGGGTTGCCAAGTAAATCAGTCTTTACCTCACACTCTCTTAGTCCATTGCACCTATTTGGGGTATATAGACCAAATGCTGTCACCAGTGTTATGATATTGTTTCTTCAGAATTTGGAATAAATAAcagacaaaaaatgtaaattatttgcAATATTCAAAGACAAATCATAAATGAATTATTCAACAAACTACAATAAGTAATTGTTGATATAGTAAAGGTAAggacatattttatttaacattaatggaAGGAGACTCCCATATTAGTCAGTAAAAGGACAATCCCAGTTGATTGGTTACTTAACAAGCTgcatattctgttttattagctTGACAcacattttctattttattaacTAAAGGCTGGAGAGGAAACGGCATTTAATAGCCTCTATGGCTTAAGTGGTAACTTCTCATGGACATTCTACAACACATGAATTATGGGCCATTCCACTGATGTGTTATAACCCAAAAAAATATGTACCTGTCAGCAATAGTAGAAATACTCAAGGCACAGTTGGTGTTAGCGACCTCAGAAGGGGGCCGATTACTACAGGTGTCACGGTTTGTACGTCCATATATAGTAGACTTCACCTTTATCAGTCCAGTGTCTGAAGACAcaataaaccaaaaacaaacacaaacatatgctGTCTCAGTCTTTCTTGTTTGCAACTCAGAAGCCTGTGTCTTTTCATAGCAATATTGCAAAGAGTATTGCAATATTTAGTTTCCtgtagtaataaaataattacatatacCGATCATAGGCTTATTACATACTGTTAGAAAATGTGAAACATTTAACTTACCACAAGCGAGGTGCTGGATATTACCATAGCAGGTAATCATATTCTCTGaaacaataaattattttcatagATATTTTCACAGGTATATCTGAAGTATTTACTATGTATTATAGAATTAATATTTTAAGCTGTTTGACTACATTCAGTTTTTACCTCCGGAAACAAGCCAACTGTTGGCTGCAATAAGTACtataaagcaaaacacaggcagattaataaaagaaacaacttCCACATTGTTTACTATTTCTCCTCTTAAGATGCAGGTTTAATTTAACTGAACACACTCATAGATTTTATATGGAAAGCACAGAAGAACTTACAGGTGAGTAGCGTGAGCCTCAGTAGGAGCATTATGATGCTGGTGTTGATGAATCAAGTGATGGACCACTGGAAGAGCTTCTTTTATAAAGGGTTCCAGGAAATAGAAAAACAACATATTGAaaattaatatactgtacttccTTATTCCACTTTTCCTCATACTTCTCTGGGTTTATCTCATACATAACGGGTTAAACAACAAATCAAAAACCTTCTATAGAAACTAGAGacaattaaaatatacagtgtTAAAATTCATTAATTGTGCACACATTTTAGATTGTATTGAAGGACCAAAATATCCCGTTTGTTTGTATATGAGTGTTTGCGGCCAAAGTACACTGGGGTGGGTCACTTAAAGATAGGGGTTTCACTCACTAGCAGCTACTTTAAGAAGCCACACTGATGGACATTTCTCAGCAATCAGTGTAAACAGTTTTGTGTGATGTGCAGCGTGTAGCAGGATAGTTCAATACAGATATTTTAATCTTCCCTAACACAGATGCCATGCGGTGCTTTTTCCCTCtgtcacttttttattattttaacaaagaatgTAAGTAagcatttatggcatttggcagatatcCTTACCTAGAGTAGACATTTCACAAGCAAAgttatgaatacattttttttgtctgccgTGTTTATTAAGGGAAAAACCTTGTATAAGGATGTACAGATTTAAGTAAGATTTATTTCCTGAAACTCAATAAAGTGATATGTTTTAaagctataataaaaaaacagttgtGAATTGATATTAATGTTTGATGGCCTGTCAGTTCAGAACATATCACTTTATACTGAGTTTCAGGAAATAATTCTAATTTTACTTGCTATCCTCCTAGTTTCTttgtatacagtaaatgcaaagacaataaaggctttcattcattcattcacttaaaTCTGTACTTCCTTATACAAGGTTTTACCCTTATTAAACAggccagacaaaaaaaagtgaccCTTCTACAGATAGTTGGGTGGCAATAAGCTAAattacagtcgtatgcaaaagtttaggaacccctgacaatttccatgattttcatt
Proteins encoded in this window:
- the LOC113655904 gene encoding rhamnose-binding lectin-like — translated: MMLCLKLTLLTLLIAAPGLHVSGETVITCDGDVQRLTCDSGVIKVTSTVYGRSDSQICSAPHPNLKVTDTSCSSTVSTIADRCNGLRECEVKTDLLGSSDPCKGTYKYYTTTYDCIDAHVAVVCEHGYRTLDCGVDTIHILNANFGRADSVTCSSGIPNGLTQNTNCYSPNALSTVTSLCNGQNSCTVEASSTIFTDPCKPTAKYLTVSYTCIANQAGGCSSSLCFINTSIIMLLLRLTLLTLLIAANSWLVSGENMITCYGNIQHLACDTGLIKVKSTIYGRTNRDTCSNRPPSEVANTNCALSISTIADRCNGLRECEVKTDLLGNPDPCFGTYKYYNTTYDCISGQNIVICEQGYSTLDCGDGSIQIINANYGRADSLTCVNGLLSSLFQNTNCYAPNTLSKVTSMCNGKNKCTVQSSYTIFTDPCIGTAKYLTVSYKCNRTLVTCEGNTAVLTCGARRINVISANYGRTDTTTCSSGRPASQLTVTNCYTPDALNKVAARCEGQSSCNVPATNEVFFDPCFLTYKYLTVVYSCF